Proteins from a single region of Funiculus sociatus GB2-C1:
- a CDS encoding transposase, with amino-acid sequence MWVDGGYSGEKFIPWVIDTYRWILEVVLRPQTAQGFEVLPKRWVVERAFGWFNWCRRLSKDYEI; translated from the coding sequence TTGATGGCGGCTATAGCGGTGAGAAGTTTATCCCCTGGGTGATCGATACCTATCGTTGGATTCTCGAAGTCGTGTTGCGCCCGCAGACTGCCCAAGGCTTTGAGGTGCTGCCTAAGCGATGGGTGGTTGAGCGTGCTTTCGGTTGGTTTAACTGGTGCCGGCGCTTGAGTAAAGACTATGAGATCTGA